The uncultured Dysgonomonas sp. genome contains the following window.
ATGTCAATACCTGTTACTATGTCGGCGCCTTGTTCCACTGCATATACGCAATGCCATCCAAACCCACATCCTAAGTCCAGCACACGCTTGCCTGTAAAATCAGGCATCATCCTGCGAAGTACATGCCACTCCCCCGCCCCTTTAAGCCCATTCACAGAACGGGACATCCGGCTATATTGCTCGAAGAATTTTTCGTTATCGTATTTGTTTTCTTTCATTTGTTTTACGGAGAACAAAAGATATAAGTACCATATAAAGTGTTGATATCACCTTATCTTATTTTCCCCAATTATATCCTATTAAAAATTATCCCCTCGGCGTATACGTATCTGAATCGCATTCTCTATCGGTATTTCACTAACGAATGTTAGATACCCTCCGCCTCCTGCACCACTAAGTTTCCAGCCTAAAGCCTGATCTTTATACTTATCCAACACCTTGAATATATCAATGTTTACCATATGCGGATACATGAGTATCTGGGCATCGAAGCTGTCTTTTACAGCCTTTCCTAGTTTCTGAATATCCTTTGCTCTTATTGCATCCCATGCCGAGAGAGCAGCAAGACTCAGTTTCTTTGCATTTTCAATTGTTATATTAGTCTCAGACAACACATCATAATCACCGTGACGCGGATATAAGGGTACCAGCCACAAATGTTTTTCGAGCCAGCTGAGAGTTCCGTTATCCAATATACTTTCTATTTCCGAAGGCCAGAAATCCCCCGTATAATGCAATCTGTTAAGCCCCGGCATAACAATTCCCAATGAATCCTGTGACCCGCTTACATACTTTGTTCCGGGAGGATTCTCAAAACAGAAAAGGGTTAATGCCAATTTTTCCCTGTTGCCCGACGGAATGTCCACTTGCCAAAGTTCGATCGCTTTATTTCGCGAACTGGTAGACATACCACTGCGATCATTAAATTCATAATCAGGTTCTATGGATATAGTCAATACAGGCCCCGGATACAGCCTGCTGACATTAGGTTGATCAAGCCATCCGCCCGCCAGATCGATACGGTACGGAATACGGCACTCTTCGCGCAGAGCCGTAGTAGAACGAACCGGCAAATTCTCATGGGGAACACGTTTACTTACAACATATTCTATACCCAAATCTTTGCACAATTGCTCCTTCAGGGAACTATGCCCGTCACTGTTGACAAAAAATATATCCGGTTTTAGTTGTTCGATTTCTTCCAAAAAATCAATAAGTCCTGAACCACGATTTACCCACGCCTTTTTTACTGATCTGAGGGAACTCACCATATACAGGCGTTCCTGTTCATTATTGACAGTTTTTCGAGCCTTTAGTTCATTCACAGTTTTATCCGAGCCTATACCTACGTATAGTTCTCCATACGTGGCAGCCTCTTCGAAAAACGCTACATGCCCACTGTGAAGCATATCATAACACCCGCTGACAAAAACTTTCTTCATAAAGTCAATCCGATAGTAAAGTGTGTATTTCTATTATGTAAATATAAATCTTTTTTTCTATTCTGTGTAATTTTCAGAATAACTCGTATTGCATATTGAACGTTTACATATGTAATTGAGGTCGTCTAGACTTTTTGAACCTGGTAACATTATGAAACAAATACTCTCTTTGTCATTTTGAACAGAGTAAAAATCTCTTGAGAAATGAGATGCGTCCTATCGTCAGCATGACAAAGAGATATGAAAATAAAAAGTCTAGGCGACTTCATTAAAAAACATTCTTGAAAAAAATGTATGTATAATCAAAATAATATCAGTCAATCGGAAGGATATTATAATTTATTGTTATCTTTGTGCTTCAGATATTCACATGAGTTTTATTCGGATATTTGAAAAAATGAAAAAGAAAAAGATACAACATTATTATACAAGCTAAAGGAACAGATATACCAAATATCACGTTCCTTTTTTTTTATCTTATAAATCAGTTTTTAGTCACAATTATATTCTAAACAAAAAGATGTATTCAGACAAACCAGTTCAACTAATTCTTGACGACGGAACAGTTTTCGAAGGACGGTCTTTCGGCTCG
Protein-coding sequences here:
- a CDS encoding adenylyltransferase/cytidyltransferase family protein — translated: MKKVFVSGCYDMLHSGHVAFFEEAATYGELYVGIGSDKTVNELKARKTVNNEQERLYMVSSLRSVKKAWVNRGSGLIDFLEEIEQLKPDIFFVNSDGHSSLKEQLCKDLGIEYVVSKRVPHENLPVRSTTALREECRIPYRIDLAGGWLDQPNVSRLYPGPVLTISIEPDYEFNDRSGMSTSSRNKAIELWQVDIPSGNREKLALTLFCFENPPGTKYVSGSQDSLGIVMPGLNRLHYTGDFWPSEIESILDNGTLSWLEKHLWLVPLYPRHGDYDVLSETNITIENAKKLSLAALSAWDAIRAKDIQKLGKAVKDSFDAQILMYPHMVNIDIFKVLDKYKDQALGWKLSGAGGGGYLTFVSEIPIENAIQIRIRRGDNF